AAGATTTTTACGGTTACCAGCTCTAAATTATCCAGTTTCTGGGAAATTTCAAGCTCCGGTAAGGCATCATTGGCAGCCTTGATGGTCTGAATATAGCTCTTTCCCTCCATTATGGTCTCCCGCAAAGCCTGATGATCCGCCCACTTTTCTTGTTCTTGTTTCTCCACCTCCTGCCGTTCCTTGGCACTCTTAGCACTTTCTAAATACTGACAGTAGGTCTTGTAATCCGTCATTAGACAAGTCTCTTGTACATCCAAGTATCCCTCTTTAAACACACCTGCTTTAATCATCTTCCGCAGGTCCTGAATGATGTACTTGGACTCTTGTCCAGTGGCCACAGCCAGCTCCTCGATGGTACAGAAGCTGCGCCCGCTCAGTACCGCTTGGTATTGTTGGAACCTGCGTCGTCTGCTTTTCAGTTGAAAGCCCTTTGAGGTCAGCCACAAACTAAAAACAAAAGGAATTCCCGGCAAGAAACTCAGTATAGACATAGCCCCAAGCTTCCCCACAAATATCCCAGCACCTAAAAATCCGATCACCAACAGCCCTGACACCATGCTTCCTAAAATCCCCAGCACCACAAACAAGGTGCTGGTCCAGGCCCCCTCCTTTTTGGCAACCTTAGAAAGTGGTGTTAATCGCGATGGGTCAAAAGCCTTTCCT
The genomic region above belongs to Aminipila butyrica and contains:
- a CDS encoding 5-bromo-4-chloroindolyl phosphate hydrolysis family protein; translated protein: MKNDNFIDFGEEIGRTVRKVLNNQEFHDLKRTINRTMNGSFGQGPFGMGRGSFGQDPFNMGGGPFYGSPQDDDAFPRLSKDRPMAGTNGMAGKAFDPSRLTPLSKVAKKEGAWTSTLFVVLGILGSMVSGLLVIGFLGAGIFVGKLGAMSILSFLPGIPFVFSLWLTSKGFQLKSRRRRFQQYQAVLSGRSFCTIEELAVATGQESKYIIQDLRKMIKAGVFKEGYLDVQETCLMTDYKTYCQYLESAKSAKERQEVEKQEQEKWADHQALRETIMEGKSYIQTIKAANDALPELEISQKLDNLELVTVKIFDYVEEHPEKLPEIRKFMCYYMPITLKLVKAYQQFDEHAMADVEEMKKEIKGTLDTINLAYQNLLKKLMQTDILDISSDISALETILAQEGLTENEMKGPGGISGGL